A part of Bacteroidia bacterium genomic DNA contains:
- a CDS encoding membrane dipeptidase, translating into MSNISAPLFPVADLHCDLLAYLALVPGASLYSTDDIGATLPWLKKGNVQLQVTAIFTKTEQGSVSQAKKQALMFRQLTEGNDFCAVTGMQALSKLPFQDKTGILAAIENASGLCEESEPLQLAFERLEEIIQTTGQILYIGLTHHTENRFGGGNFSENVGLKSDGEALLEYISGRKICLDLAHTSDALAFDVINYISQKQLQIPVIASHSNFRAICPHVRNLPDELAQEVINGGGLIGINFFREYVDIQNPKKLFEHITYGLDSGAAGQLCLGADYFYIHDIPDLSRHPLFFESMANAGTYQAILNQLSEITESVPFTDNFASGNVRNFLQKLWSS; encoded by the coding sequence ATGAGTAACATTTCCGCCCCTCTTTTCCCTGTCGCAGATCTGCATTGTGATCTGCTCGCTTACCTTGCCCTTGTACCTGGGGCATCTTTATATTCCACTGACGATATTGGCGCTACCCTGCCCTGGCTGAAAAAGGGGAATGTACAACTTCAGGTAACGGCGATTTTCACCAAAACTGAGCAGGGAAGTGTTTCTCAGGCAAAAAAACAAGCCCTGATGTTTCGTCAACTGACCGAAGGAAATGATTTTTGTGCCGTAACCGGGATGCAGGCGCTTTCAAAACTCCCTTTTCAGGATAAAACCGGAATCCTTGCTGCGATAGAAAATGCTTCAGGACTATGCGAAGAATCAGAACCGCTGCAACTCGCTTTTGAAAGACTGGAGGAAATCATTCAGACTACCGGTCAAATCCTTTATATCGGGCTTACTCATCACACCGAAAATCGATTTGGCGGAGGAAATTTTAGTGAGAATGTCGGCCTGAAATCCGATGGCGAAGCCTTGCTTGAATATATTTCCGGAAGGAAAATCTGCCTTGATCTCGCCCATACTTCTGATGCTCTGGCCTTCGATGTGATTAATTACATCAGCCAAAAACAACTCCAGATTCCTGTTATTGCCAGCCATTCCAACTTCAGAGCCATTTGCCCGCATGTGAGGAATCTTCCCGATGAACTGGCTCAGGAAGTTATCAATGGCGGCGGGCTGATAGGTATAAATTTTTTCCGGGAATATGTGGATATCCAAAACCCCAAAAAACTATTCGAACATATTACCTATGGCCTTGACTCAGGAGCAGCAGGACAACTTTGTCTGGGAGCAGACTATTTTTATATCCATGACATTCCGGATTTGTCCCGGCACCCGCTGTTTTTCGAATCTATGGCGAATGCCGGGACTTATCAGGCAATCCTGAACCAGCTCTCAGAAATAACGGAAAGTGTACCATTTACCGATAATTTTGCCTCGGGAAATGTGCGTAACTTCCTGCAAAAACTATGGAGCAGCTGA
- a CDS encoding sigma-70 family RNA polymerase sigma factor, translating to MKKHNEEEDEEIIDRINAGGKAQEIAIERLYDKYFSLIFEGKKKFHQLTQDELTQAYNSAILSVRGQIIAGLFHRKSSLWTFLYRIFFNKCIDIIRKNSSNKTDPYEKLPEPNTSETNFLHELYIKEDFQQMMGLLDKLGDPCRKIIIDSEYYGYSSEEIAQEIGYSNAKSVNSKKYTCLQTLRKMLEKGFPRNNNSDQP from the coding sequence ATGAAAAAGCACAATGAGGAGGAGGATGAGGAAATCATTGATCGTATTAATGCCGGAGGGAAAGCGCAGGAAATAGCCATCGAAAGACTGTATGACAAATACTTCTCACTTATATTCGAAGGGAAGAAAAAATTTCATCAGTTGACGCAAGATGAACTCACTCAGGCTTATAATTCTGCGATACTATCTGTCAGAGGGCAAATTATTGCTGGGCTATTCCACAGGAAAAGCTCTCTATGGACATTCCTGTATCGTATATTTTTCAATAAATGTATTGATATTATTCGCAAGAATTCGTCCAATAAGACAGACCCATACGAAAAGCTTCCCGAACCCAATACCAGTGAAACTAATTTCCTCCACGAACTATATATTAAAGAAGATTTTCAACAGATGATGGGGCTGCTTGACAAATTAGGAGACCCCTGCCGGAAAATCATTATTGATTCGGAATATTACGGTTATAGTTCAGAAGAAATTGCTCAGGAGATCGGCTATAGTAATGCCAAAAGTGTTAATAGCAAAAAATACACCTGCTTACAAACATTGCGAAAGATGCTTGAAAAAGGTTTTCCAAGAAACAACAACAGCGATCAACCATGA
- a CDS encoding cytochrome c biogenesis protein CcdA produces the protein MRKPVAFILLNFLLLLNMSLFAQIENAVSFDNSFKPKENLAVGDIITLSISASIDPGYHMYSANQIEKMAMVAATFDLDEVAKGVEIVGKLDDKGHVETAYDDIFEGDISLYHDEVTYFQKLKITEANPKIVGFLRYQVCDDSRCIPGSYDVSFSIKTVEKAKPAVIETQTTPINKENPQTEKPQQEQIQPVIPTSTETASVEPTPVTEENNAETPAITETQTLAEETAPAAPKESLWVLILKGLALGFGSVLTPCVFPLIPLTVSFFTKQSTTRAKGIRNASLYGLSIVAIYTILGLLVSAIFGPDAMRQLSVSPAFNLALFAFIFIFGLSFLGMFEITLPSSWSTALSKGSDKGGFIGIFLMAMTLAIVSFSCTGPLVFTALADAATGSEFIRPIIAMLAYSSALALPFVFFAIFPGYMNSLPNSGGWLNSVKVVLGLLEIALAFIYLSRADLVMHWGILDREIFIGAWVVIFSMLGMYLLGKISLPHDSPIGNLSVPRFLMAMSAFWFVTYLVPGLWGAPLNMLGGYIPESNKQMGVMILDGQMSQTGLSAESTFAAASYEICNYPDKISGHLSEGTPKGFCAFYDLEQGLEYAKKVNKPVFLDFTGHTCANCRYLEKNAWVDAEISKYIREEFVLISLYTDDREKLPETLELADGRKLRTVGDQWIQYERDVYRQNAQPYYVLIDHDKSNLVAPTGFNPPLNVQEYRDFFAKGLEEFKNRHSL, from the coding sequence ATGCGTAAACCTGTAGCGTTTATCCTTCTGAATTTCCTCCTTCTGTTGAATATGTCATTATTCGCCCAGATAGAGAATGCAGTATCGTTTGATAATTCCTTTAAACCTAAGGAAAATCTGGCAGTCGGAGACATTATTACACTTTCCATTTCCGCATCTATTGATCCGGGTTATCATATGTATTCGGCAAACCAGATCGAAAAGATGGCAATGGTAGCAGCGACGTTTGATCTGGATGAAGTTGCCAAAGGGGTGGAAATCGTAGGAAAACTCGACGATAAGGGGCATGTCGAAACTGCCTATGATGATATTTTCGAAGGAGATATTTCGCTGTATCATGATGAAGTTACCTATTTTCAAAAACTGAAAATCACCGAAGCCAATCCCAAAATTGTAGGTTTTCTCCGCTATCAGGTCTGCGATGACTCTCGCTGTATTCCCGGTTCCTATGATGTTTCTTTTTCCATCAAAACCGTTGAAAAAGCGAAGCCTGCAGTTATAGAAACGCAGACCACTCCCATAAACAAGGAGAATCCCCAGACGGAAAAACCTCAACAGGAACAAATTCAACCAGTCATTCCAACCTCAACAGAAACGGCTTCTGTAGAGCCAACACCGGTTACGGAGGAAAACAATGCAGAAACTCCAGCTATAACTGAAACCCAAACCCTGGCAGAAGAAACTGCTCCTGCTGCGCCCAAAGAAAGTTTGTGGGTGCTGATTTTGAAAGGACTTGCGCTGGGATTTGGCTCTGTACTTACGCCCTGTGTATTTCCGTTGATTCCGCTTACGGTGAGTTTTTTTACAAAACAAAGCACCACGCGAGCCAAAGGCATTCGCAATGCTTCTCTCTACGGGCTTTCCATCGTGGCGATCTACACGATCCTCGGATTGCTCGTTTCGGCGATATTTGGGCCTGATGCTATGCGCCAGCTTTCGGTCAGTCCGGCGTTCAACCTCGCGCTGTTTGCGTTTATTTTCATATTCGGCCTCTCCTTTCTGGGAATGTTTGAAATTACCCTTCCTTCTTCATGGAGCACAGCACTCAGCAAAGGCAGTGATAAAGGAGGGTTTATCGGTATATTTCTGATGGCCATGACACTGGCGATTGTGTCTTTCTCCTGTACAGGCCCCCTGGTTTTTACCGCGCTTGCAGATGCGGCTACCGGCAGCGAATTTATCCGCCCGATCATCGCCATGCTTGCTTACTCTTCAGCTTTGGCGCTGCCATTTGTATTTTTTGCCATTTTCCCCGGCTATATGAATTCCCTCCCCAACTCTGGCGGATGGCTCAATAGCGTAAAAGTTGTGCTTGGATTGCTGGAAATCGCGCTGGCATTTATTTACCTCAGCCGCGCAGATCTGGTCATGCACTGGGGTATTTTAGACAGGGAAATATTTATAGGGGCGTGGGTGGTTATCTTCTCTATGTTGGGCATGTATCTTTTGGGAAAAATATCTCTTCCGCATGACAGTCCGATAGGCAACCTCTCTGTACCTCGTTTCCTGATGGCAATGAGCGCTTTCTGGTTTGTAACTTATCTGGTCCCCGGGCTTTGGGGTGCGCCACTGAATATGCTCGGCGGCTATATTCCTGAAAGTAATAAACAAATGGGGGTGATGATCCTCGATGGGCAAATGAGTCAGACTGGCCTTTCGGCGGAATCCACCTTTGCTGCCGCCAGCTACGAGATCTGCAATTACCCCGACAAAATATCCGGACACCTTTCAGAAGGTACACCTAAAGGATTTTGTGCATTTTATGATCTGGAACAAGGCCTCGAATATGCTAAAAAGGTAAACAAACCGGTATTCCTCGACTTTACCGGCCATACGTGCGCCAACTGCCGATACCTCGAAAAAAATGCCTGGGTTGATGCAGAAATCAGTAAATATATCCGTGAGGAATTTGTATTGATTTCGCTTTATACTGACGACCGGGAAAAACTGCCGGAAACGCTCGAACTGGCCGACGGCAGGAAGTTGCGTACTGTTGGAGATCAATGGATTCAATACGAACGCGATGTCTATCGTCAGAATGCCCAGCCCTATTACGTGCTGATCGATCACGATAAATCCAACCTCGTCGCCCCCACCGGCTTTAATCCTCCACTAAACGTGCAGGAATACAGAGACTTTTTTGCAAAAGGTTTGGAAGAATTCAAAAACAGACATTCTCTGTAG
- a CDS encoding acyl carrier protein, giving the protein MAFPNSKRKVTLNERLFEVAESIIPPFALQYIIEGTGLLEPEHVRNCLIQLVEKLPVFTLVLKGNRWAPEGGSPAFFVHEKPFSPDWNDPFFQNPIRAENGYCAELHLFQGQSSTVVFRVQHKVMDAKGIQLALYSLFALLRGETIHPDTNFSSDMEERGQLVEKETVVREGYASKWPGFRLSPQDPYRYKLGVITLDFRLEGTLAKCGSWYAQTMGEACRVIVPVDMRRHKLVSNTASNLSLPVYLSVNPGETWQEIQARLLSALAENQELAKERLEKWVLMIPRQLLAFGLKQVVKRTAKTGRFPMSGILSDNGWMDLRGVSTSSFLAKSVISLPVYVSLSPFCLAVIHHNDRTNIAFTVPAEWDVESLKNSLMESLLTDQQTKPVEVVAVPGNSDEVKRLSALWAEVLECPVTSISPDATFHYLGGDSLKLLFMLSEVSSEYSMNSDSAFFNAVLNTGGHITIQSLIGIMDQFRAQNING; this is encoded by the coding sequence ATGGCGTTTCCCAATTCAAAGCGAAAGGTAACCCTCAATGAGCGCCTCTTTGAGGTGGCTGAATCGATCATTCCGCCCTTTGCATTGCAGTATATTATCGAGGGAACCGGATTGCTGGAACCGGAACATGTCCGCAATTGCCTGATACAGCTGGTTGAAAAACTGCCCGTTTTTACCCTCGTGCTGAAAGGCAATCGTTGGGCACCCGAAGGGGGGAGCCCTGCATTCTTTGTCCATGAAAAACCGTTTTCACCCGACTGGAATGATCCCTTCTTCCAAAATCCTATACGAGCAGAAAATGGCTATTGTGCAGAATTACATCTTTTTCAGGGGCAGAGCTCTACGGTTGTTTTCCGCGTCCAGCACAAAGTCATGGATGCCAAAGGTATTCAGCTGGCGCTGTATAGTCTCTTTGCGCTTCTGCGCGGGGAGACCATTCACCCTGACACAAATTTCAGCTCGGATATGGAGGAGCGCGGACAATTGGTGGAAAAGGAAACGGTGGTGAGAGAAGGTTATGCTTCCAAATGGCCGGGTTTTCGACTTTCTCCCCAGGACCCTTATCGATACAAATTGGGCGTCATCACATTGGATTTCAGATTGGAAGGGACGTTGGCAAAATGTGGAAGCTGGTATGCCCAAACAATGGGTGAAGCCTGCCGGGTGATAGTTCCGGTAGATATGAGACGGCATAAGCTGGTCTCAAATACAGCCTCAAACCTGAGCCTGCCTGTTTATCTGTCGGTAAACCCCGGTGAAACCTGGCAGGAGATCCAGGCCCGGCTGCTTTCTGCATTGGCCGAAAATCAGGAACTGGCGAAAGAAAGATTGGAAAAATGGGTGCTGATGATTCCCCGTCAGCTTCTGGCGTTTGGGTTGAAACAGGTTGTCAAACGAACTGCGAAAACAGGTCGTTTCCCCATGAGTGGTATCCTTTCCGACAATGGGTGGATGGATCTCCGCGGTGTTTCTACTTCTTCTTTTCTGGCGAAAAGTGTAATTTCTCTTCCTGTTTATGTTTCTCTCTCACCCTTTTGCCTCGCAGTTATTCACCACAATGACCGTACAAATATTGCGTTTACTGTACCGGCAGAATGGGATGTTGAAAGTCTGAAAAATAGCCTTATGGAAAGCCTGCTGACCGACCAACAGACCAAACCCGTGGAAGTTGTGGCTGTACCTGGCAATTCGGATGAAGTAAAACGGCTCAGCGCGCTTTGGGCTGAAGTACTGGAATGTCCGGTTACGTCCATCAGCCCGGATGCTACTTTTCACTATCTGGGAGGAGACTCATTGAAACTGTTATTTATGTTGTCAGAAGTTTCTTCTGAGTATTCGATGAATTCAGACAGTGCATTTTTTAATGCAGTTTTGAATACGGGGGGACATATCACGATCCAGTCTCTGATAGGCATTATGGATCAGTTTCGGGCCCAAAATATAAATGGATAA